From one Esox lucius isolate fEsoLuc1 chromosome 11, fEsoLuc1.pri, whole genome shotgun sequence genomic stretch:
- the icam5 gene encoding intercellular adhesion molecule 5 isoform X3: MLAFLVLMLLDRAADGACPPDTNLQTVELPEVVVRHADLLQINCTALFHKQLGRHCVFTEEHTSLLVARNLTRVDWDTQAHCSLKLNESLQYKNLTITVYKTPDSMSISLLNHSGPMVEGTEYHLQCDILNVAPVQNLIVKCSDDDGAQYRCEAELDLGPEGPQPPPTVSSKYQIYVVQPQNQPTPFPTTPGSKDIVQPTAKPKGHNDLLELNPPIVVVEYGDPVSVNCSTSSTDHEGMGWEATQGGTDFQLNATIVTWIVDNLEDWTIKPMCYITTSTNQVTKMLPVILYKTPDNMSISLLDHSGPMVEGTEYHLQCDILNVAPVQNLIVKWYKGNESLLNVTYSNSTKTPVDVFPTLIVTPSSDDDGAQYRCEAELDLGPEGPQPPPTVSSEPLIITVHYKPDIKCPLQYIGVEKNFTLDKYCVVMGNPPPDTEWNWEGKHVNASKPLNRKESGRYTISAFNHQGSTNATVEIIVEYAPEWTCPSKIEIKENESLLECKANGQPEPEVRWYKDQTSLDPPRTWTRQNRGEYTLVSSNKHGEASHTVHIDVLYAPEIHLTTPGIVRAGSDVSLGCSAQGNPLPEVKWNYTVADNVNLTNDGHQRTVRITRATSTNAGIYICTATNRVGRDTRETTVTISTIDYSTILMVASLIVFLVILILLVYYCRRRKRRGDYHFHPINSNIQMAPLPPDSK, from the exons ATGTTGGCCTTCCTCGTGCTCATGTTGTTAGACAGAG CTGCAGATGGAGCCTGTCCTCCAGACACCAACCTACAGACTGTGGAGCTTCCTGAGGTTGTGGTGCGTCATGCTGATCTACTGCAGATCAACTGCACCGCTCTGTTCCACAAACAACTGGGGAGGCACTGTGTCTTCACAGAAGAACACACCAGCCTGTTGGTTGCCAGGAACCTGACCAGGGTGGACTGGGATACACAGGCTCATTGCAGCTTAAAGTTAAATGAGAGTCTCCAGTATAAAAACCTGACTATTACCGTGTACA AGACACCAGACAGCATGTCCATCTCTCTACTGAACCACTCTGGTCCGATGGTGGAGGGGACAGAATACCATCTGCAGTGTGACATCCTGAACGTCGCTCCTGTACAGAACCTGATTGTCAAGTG tagtgatgatgatggagcTCAGTACAGATGTGAGGCAGAGCTGGACCTGGGACCAGAGGGACCACAACCTCCTCCCACAGTGTCttcaaaatatcaaatatatGTGGTACAGCCACAAAATCAACCAACACCGTTTCCTACAACTCCAGGTTCAAAGGACATTGTCCAACCTACAGCCAAGCCAAAAG gACATAATGATCTTCTTGAGTTAAACCCTCCCATTGTGGTGGTGGAATATGGAGATCCAGTCTCAGTCAACTGCAGCACATCATCCACAGACCACGAGGGGATGGGCTGGGAGGCCACACagggaggtactgattttcaacTGAACGCCACCATTGTCACCTGGATTGTGGATAACCTTGAAGATTGGACAATAAAACCTATGTGCTACATCACCACTAGTACCAACCAAGTTACTAAAATGCTTCCAGTCATTCTGTACA AGACTCCAGATAACATGTCCATCTCTCTACTGGACCACTCTGGTCCGATGGTGGAGGGGACAGAATACCATCTGCAGTGTGACATCCTGAACGTCGCTCCTGTACAGAACCTGATTGTCAAGTGGTACAAAGGGAATGAATCCTTATTAAATGTAACTTACAGTAACAGTACGAAGACACCAGTTGATGTGTTTCCAACCCTCATCGTCACCCCcagtagtgatgatgatggagcTCAGTACAGATGTGAGGCAGAGCTGGACCTGGGACCAGAGGGACCACAACCTCCTCCCACAGTGTCTTCAGAACCTCTCATCATCACTGTGCACT ATAAACCAGATATTAAATGCCCACTCCAGTATATTGGTGTGGAGAAGAACTTTACCCTGGACAAGTATTGTGTAGTCATGGGGAATCCTCCTCCAGACACTGAATGGAACTGGGAAGGCAAACATGTCAATGCCTCAAAACCACTGAACAGGAAAGAGTCAGGCCGGTATACCATCAGTGCCTTCAATCACCAAGGCAGCACCAATGCTACCGTTGAAATCATAGTGGAAT ATGCTCCTGAGTGGACCTGTCCTTCTAAAATTGAAATTAAGGAGAACGAAAGTCTCCTCGAATGTAAAGCTAATGGCCAACCTGAACCTGAGGTCCGCTGGTACAAAGACCAAACCTCACTGGATCCTCCTAGGACCTGGACTAGACAGAATAGAGGGGAGTACACACTGGTATCAAGCAACAAACATGGTGAAGCATCTCACACAGTTCATATTGATGTCTTGT ATGCTCCTGAGATACACCTGACGACACCAGGGATAGTGAGAGCAGGCAGTGATGTGTCATTGGGCTGCAGTGCTCAGGGGAACCCTCTtcctgaggtgaagtggaactACACGGTTGCGGACAATGTGAATTTGACCAATGATGGGCACCAAAGGACTGTTCGAATCACCAGAGCCACGTCTACCAATGCTGGGATCTACATCTGCACTGCCACGAATAGAGTTGGGAGGGACACTAGAGAGACAACAGTAACTATATCTACAATAG ATTATTCAACAATCCTCATGGTGGCTTCTCTGATAGTTTTCCTGGTTATTCTAATATTACTAGTTTACTACTGCAGACGGAGGAAGAGACGAGGAGATTATCATTTCCATCCAATCAACAGCAACATTCAAATGGCACCATTACCACCGGATAGCAAGTAG
- the icam5 gene encoding intercellular adhesion molecule 5 isoform X1: protein MLAFLVLMLLDRAADGACPPDTNLQTVELPEVVVRHADLLQINCTALFHKQLGRHCVFTEEHTSLLVARNLTRVDWDTQAHCSLKLNESLQYKNLTITVYKTPDSMSISLLNHSGPMVEGTEYHLQCDILNVAPVQNLIVKWYKGNESLLNVTYSNSTKTPVDVFPTLIVTPSSDDDGAQYRCEAELDLGPEGPQPPPTVSSKYQIYVVQPQNQPTPFPTTPGSKDIVQPTAKPKGHNDLLELNPPIVVVEYGDPVSVNCSTSSTDHEGMGWEATQGGTDFQLNATIVTWIVDNLEDWTIKPMCYITTSTNQVTKMLPVILYKTPDNMSISLLDHSGPMVEGTEYHLQCDILNVAPVQNLIVKWYKGNESLLNVTYSNSTKTPVDVFPTLIVTPSSDDDGAQYRCEAELDLGPEGPQPPPTVSSEPLIITVHYKPDIKCPLQYIGVEKNFTLDKYCVVMGNPPPDTEWNWEGKHVNASKPLNRKESGRYTISAFNHQGSTNATVEIIVEYAPEWTCPSKIEIKENESLLECKANGQPEPEVRWYKDQTSLDPPRTWTRQNRGEYTLVSSNKHGEASHTVHIDVLYAPEIHLTTPGIVRAGSDVSLGCSAQGNPLPEVKWNYTVADNVNLTNDGHQRTVRITRATSTNAGIYICTATNRVGRDTRETTVTISTIDYSTILMVASLIVFLVILILLVYYCRRRKRRGDYHFHPINSNIQMAPLPPDSK, encoded by the exons ATGTTGGCCTTCCTCGTGCTCATGTTGTTAGACAGAG CTGCAGATGGAGCCTGTCCTCCAGACACCAACCTACAGACTGTGGAGCTTCCTGAGGTTGTGGTGCGTCATGCTGATCTACTGCAGATCAACTGCACCGCTCTGTTCCACAAACAACTGGGGAGGCACTGTGTCTTCACAGAAGAACACACCAGCCTGTTGGTTGCCAGGAACCTGACCAGGGTGGACTGGGATACACAGGCTCATTGCAGCTTAAAGTTAAATGAGAGTCTCCAGTATAAAAACCTGACTATTACCGTGTACA AGACACCAGACAGCATGTCCATCTCTCTACTGAACCACTCTGGTCCGATGGTGGAGGGGACAGAATACCATCTGCAGTGTGACATCCTGAACGTCGCTCCTGTACAGAACCTGATTGTCAAGTGGTACAAAGGGAATGAATCCTTATTAAATGTAACTTACAGTAACAGTACGAAGACACCAGTTGATGTGTTTCCAACCCTCATCGTCACCCCcagtagtgatgatgatggagcTCAGTACAGATGTGAGGCAGAGCTGGACCTGGGACCAGAGGGACCACAACCTCCTCCCACAGTGTCttcaaaatatcaaatatatGTGGTACAGCCACAAAATCAACCAACACCGTTTCCTACAACTCCAGGTTCAAAGGACATTGTCCAACCTACAGCCAAGCCAAAAG gACATAATGATCTTCTTGAGTTAAACCCTCCCATTGTGGTGGTGGAATATGGAGATCCAGTCTCAGTCAACTGCAGCACATCATCCACAGACCACGAGGGGATGGGCTGGGAGGCCACACagggaggtactgattttcaacTGAACGCCACCATTGTCACCTGGATTGTGGATAACCTTGAAGATTGGACAATAAAACCTATGTGCTACATCACCACTAGTACCAACCAAGTTACTAAAATGCTTCCAGTCATTCTGTACA AGACTCCAGATAACATGTCCATCTCTCTACTGGACCACTCTGGTCCGATGGTGGAGGGGACAGAATACCATCTGCAGTGTGACATCCTGAACGTCGCTCCTGTACAGAACCTGATTGTCAAGTGGTACAAAGGGAATGAATCCTTATTAAATGTAACTTACAGTAACAGTACGAAGACACCAGTTGATGTGTTTCCAACCCTCATCGTCACCCCcagtagtgatgatgatggagcTCAGTACAGATGTGAGGCAGAGCTGGACCTGGGACCAGAGGGACCACAACCTCCTCCCACAGTGTCTTCAGAACCTCTCATCATCACTGTGCACT ATAAACCAGATATTAAATGCCCACTCCAGTATATTGGTGTGGAGAAGAACTTTACCCTGGACAAGTATTGTGTAGTCATGGGGAATCCTCCTCCAGACACTGAATGGAACTGGGAAGGCAAACATGTCAATGCCTCAAAACCACTGAACAGGAAAGAGTCAGGCCGGTATACCATCAGTGCCTTCAATCACCAAGGCAGCACCAATGCTACCGTTGAAATCATAGTGGAAT ATGCTCCTGAGTGGACCTGTCCTTCTAAAATTGAAATTAAGGAGAACGAAAGTCTCCTCGAATGTAAAGCTAATGGCCAACCTGAACCTGAGGTCCGCTGGTACAAAGACCAAACCTCACTGGATCCTCCTAGGACCTGGACTAGACAGAATAGAGGGGAGTACACACTGGTATCAAGCAACAAACATGGTGAAGCATCTCACACAGTTCATATTGATGTCTTGT ATGCTCCTGAGATACACCTGACGACACCAGGGATAGTGAGAGCAGGCAGTGATGTGTCATTGGGCTGCAGTGCTCAGGGGAACCCTCTtcctgaggtgaagtggaactACACGGTTGCGGACAATGTGAATTTGACCAATGATGGGCACCAAAGGACTGTTCGAATCACCAGAGCCACGTCTACCAATGCTGGGATCTACATCTGCACTGCCACGAATAGAGTTGGGAGGGACACTAGAGAGACAACAGTAACTATATCTACAATAG ATTATTCAACAATCCTCATGGTGGCTTCTCTGATAGTTTTCCTGGTTATTCTAATATTACTAGTTTACTACTGCAGACGGAGGAAGAGACGAGGAGATTATCATTTCCATCCAATCAACAGCAACATTCAAATGGCACCATTACCACCGGATAGCAAGTAG
- the icam5 gene encoding intercellular adhesion molecule 5 isoform X2 codes for MLAFLVLMLLDRAADGACPPDTNLQTVELPEVVVRHADLLQINCTALFHKQLGRHCVFTEEHTSLLVARNLTRVDWDTQAHCSLKLNESLQYKNLTITVYKTPDSMSISLLNHSGPMVEGTEYHLQCDILNVAPVQNLIVKWYKGNESLLNVTYSNSTKTPVDVFPTLIVTPSSDDDGAQYRCEAELDLGPEGPQPPPTVSSKYQIYVVQPQNQPTPFPTTPGSKDIVQPTAKPKGHNDLLELNPPIVVVEYGDPVSVNCSTSSTDHEGMGWEATQGGTDFQLNATIVTWIVDNLEDWTIKPMCYITTSTNQVTKMLPVILYKTPDNMSISLLDHSGPMVEGTEYHLQCDILNVAPVQNLIVKCSDDDGAQYRCEAELDLGPEGPQPPPTVSSEPLIITVHYKPDIKCPLQYIGVEKNFTLDKYCVVMGNPPPDTEWNWEGKHVNASKPLNRKESGRYTISAFNHQGSTNATVEIIVEYAPEWTCPSKIEIKENESLLECKANGQPEPEVRWYKDQTSLDPPRTWTRQNRGEYTLVSSNKHGEASHTVHIDVLYAPEIHLTTPGIVRAGSDVSLGCSAQGNPLPEVKWNYTVADNVNLTNDGHQRTVRITRATSTNAGIYICTATNRVGRDTRETTVTISTIDYSTILMVASLIVFLVILILLVYYCRRRKRRGDYHFHPINSNIQMAPLPPDSK; via the exons ATGTTGGCCTTCCTCGTGCTCATGTTGTTAGACAGAG CTGCAGATGGAGCCTGTCCTCCAGACACCAACCTACAGACTGTGGAGCTTCCTGAGGTTGTGGTGCGTCATGCTGATCTACTGCAGATCAACTGCACCGCTCTGTTCCACAAACAACTGGGGAGGCACTGTGTCTTCACAGAAGAACACACCAGCCTGTTGGTTGCCAGGAACCTGACCAGGGTGGACTGGGATACACAGGCTCATTGCAGCTTAAAGTTAAATGAGAGTCTCCAGTATAAAAACCTGACTATTACCGTGTACA AGACACCAGACAGCATGTCCATCTCTCTACTGAACCACTCTGGTCCGATGGTGGAGGGGACAGAATACCATCTGCAGTGTGACATCCTGAACGTCGCTCCTGTACAGAACCTGATTGTCAAGTGGTACAAAGGGAATGAATCCTTATTAAATGTAACTTACAGTAACAGTACGAAGACACCAGTTGATGTGTTTCCAACCCTCATCGTCACCCCcagtagtgatgatgatggagcTCAGTACAGATGTGAGGCAGAGCTGGACCTGGGACCAGAGGGACCACAACCTCCTCCCACAGTGTCttcaaaatatcaaatatatGTGGTACAGCCACAAAATCAACCAACACCGTTTCCTACAACTCCAGGTTCAAAGGACATTGTCCAACCTACAGCCAAGCCAAAAG gACATAATGATCTTCTTGAGTTAAACCCTCCCATTGTGGTGGTGGAATATGGAGATCCAGTCTCAGTCAACTGCAGCACATCATCCACAGACCACGAGGGGATGGGCTGGGAGGCCACACagggaggtactgattttcaacTGAACGCCACCATTGTCACCTGGATTGTGGATAACCTTGAAGATTGGACAATAAAACCTATGTGCTACATCACCACTAGTACCAACCAAGTTACTAAAATGCTTCCAGTCATTCTGTACA AGACTCCAGATAACATGTCCATCTCTCTACTGGACCACTCTGGTCCGATGGTGGAGGGGACAGAATACCATCTGCAGTGTGACATCCTGAACGTCGCTCCTGTACAGAACCTGATTGTCAAGTG tagtgatgatgatggagcTCAGTACAGATGTGAGGCAGAGCTGGACCTGGGACCAGAGGGACCACAACCTCCTCCCACAGTGTCTTCAGAACCTCTCATCATCACTGTGCACT ATAAACCAGATATTAAATGCCCACTCCAGTATATTGGTGTGGAGAAGAACTTTACCCTGGACAAGTATTGTGTAGTCATGGGGAATCCTCCTCCAGACACTGAATGGAACTGGGAAGGCAAACATGTCAATGCCTCAAAACCACTGAACAGGAAAGAGTCAGGCCGGTATACCATCAGTGCCTTCAATCACCAAGGCAGCACCAATGCTACCGTTGAAATCATAGTGGAAT ATGCTCCTGAGTGGACCTGTCCTTCTAAAATTGAAATTAAGGAGAACGAAAGTCTCCTCGAATGTAAAGCTAATGGCCAACCTGAACCTGAGGTCCGCTGGTACAAAGACCAAACCTCACTGGATCCTCCTAGGACCTGGACTAGACAGAATAGAGGGGAGTACACACTGGTATCAAGCAACAAACATGGTGAAGCATCTCACACAGTTCATATTGATGTCTTGT ATGCTCCTGAGATACACCTGACGACACCAGGGATAGTGAGAGCAGGCAGTGATGTGTCATTGGGCTGCAGTGCTCAGGGGAACCCTCTtcctgaggtgaagtggaactACACGGTTGCGGACAATGTGAATTTGACCAATGATGGGCACCAAAGGACTGTTCGAATCACCAGAGCCACGTCTACCAATGCTGGGATCTACATCTGCACTGCCACGAATAGAGTTGGGAGGGACACTAGAGAGACAACAGTAACTATATCTACAATAG ATTATTCAACAATCCTCATGGTGGCTTCTCTGATAGTTTTCCTGGTTATTCTAATATTACTAGTTTACTACTGCAGACGGAGGAAGAGACGAGGAGATTATCATTTCCATCCAATCAACAGCAACATTCAAATGGCACCATTACCACCGGATAGCAAGTAG
- the icam5 gene encoding intercellular adhesion molecule 5 isoform X4, giving the protein MLAFLVLMLLDRAADGACPPDTNLQTVELPEVVVRHADLLQINCTALFHKQLGRHCVFTEEHTSLLVARNLTRVDWDTQAHCSLKLNESLQYKNLTITVYKTPDSMSISLLNHSGPMVEGTEYHLQCDILNVAPVQNLIVKWYKGNESLLNVTYSNSTKTPVDVFPTLIVTPSSDDDGAQYRCEAELDLGPEGPQPPPTVSSKYQIYVVQPQNQPTPFPTTPGSKDIVQPTAKPKGHNDLLELNPPIVVVEYGDPVSVNCSTSSTDHEGMGWEATQGGTDFQLNATIVTWIVDNLEDWTIKPMCYITTSTNQVTKMLPVILYKTPDNMSISLLDHSGPMVEGTEYHLQCDILNVAPVQNLIVKWYKGNESLLNVTYSNSTKTPVDVFPTLIVTPSSDDDGAQYRCEAELDLGPEGPQPPPTVSSEPLIITVHYKPDIKCPLQYIGVEKNFTLDKYCVVMGNPPPDTEWNWEGKHVNASKPLNRKESGRYTISAFNHQGSTNATVEIIVEYAPEWTCPSKIEIKENESLLECKANGQPEPEVRWYKDQTSLDPPRTWTRQNRGEYTLVSSNKHGEASHTVHIDVLSDHFLPRCS; this is encoded by the exons ATGTTGGCCTTCCTCGTGCTCATGTTGTTAGACAGAG CTGCAGATGGAGCCTGTCCTCCAGACACCAACCTACAGACTGTGGAGCTTCCTGAGGTTGTGGTGCGTCATGCTGATCTACTGCAGATCAACTGCACCGCTCTGTTCCACAAACAACTGGGGAGGCACTGTGTCTTCACAGAAGAACACACCAGCCTGTTGGTTGCCAGGAACCTGACCAGGGTGGACTGGGATACACAGGCTCATTGCAGCTTAAAGTTAAATGAGAGTCTCCAGTATAAAAACCTGACTATTACCGTGTACA AGACACCAGACAGCATGTCCATCTCTCTACTGAACCACTCTGGTCCGATGGTGGAGGGGACAGAATACCATCTGCAGTGTGACATCCTGAACGTCGCTCCTGTACAGAACCTGATTGTCAAGTGGTACAAAGGGAATGAATCCTTATTAAATGTAACTTACAGTAACAGTACGAAGACACCAGTTGATGTGTTTCCAACCCTCATCGTCACCCCcagtagtgatgatgatggagcTCAGTACAGATGTGAGGCAGAGCTGGACCTGGGACCAGAGGGACCACAACCTCCTCCCACAGTGTCttcaaaatatcaaatatatGTGGTACAGCCACAAAATCAACCAACACCGTTTCCTACAACTCCAGGTTCAAAGGACATTGTCCAACCTACAGCCAAGCCAAAAG gACATAATGATCTTCTTGAGTTAAACCCTCCCATTGTGGTGGTGGAATATGGAGATCCAGTCTCAGTCAACTGCAGCACATCATCCACAGACCACGAGGGGATGGGCTGGGAGGCCACACagggaggtactgattttcaacTGAACGCCACCATTGTCACCTGGATTGTGGATAACCTTGAAGATTGGACAATAAAACCTATGTGCTACATCACCACTAGTACCAACCAAGTTACTAAAATGCTTCCAGTCATTCTGTACA AGACTCCAGATAACATGTCCATCTCTCTACTGGACCACTCTGGTCCGATGGTGGAGGGGACAGAATACCATCTGCAGTGTGACATCCTGAACGTCGCTCCTGTACAGAACCTGATTGTCAAGTGGTACAAAGGGAATGAATCCTTATTAAATGTAACTTACAGTAACAGTACGAAGACACCAGTTGATGTGTTTCCAACCCTCATCGTCACCCCcagtagtgatgatgatggagcTCAGTACAGATGTGAGGCAGAGCTGGACCTGGGACCAGAGGGACCACAACCTCCTCCCACAGTGTCTTCAGAACCTCTCATCATCACTGTGCACT ATAAACCAGATATTAAATGCCCACTCCAGTATATTGGTGTGGAGAAGAACTTTACCCTGGACAAGTATTGTGTAGTCATGGGGAATCCTCCTCCAGACACTGAATGGAACTGGGAAGGCAAACATGTCAATGCCTCAAAACCACTGAACAGGAAAGAGTCAGGCCGGTATACCATCAGTGCCTTCAATCACCAAGGCAGCACCAATGCTACCGTTGAAATCATAGTGGAAT ATGCTCCTGAGTGGACCTGTCCTTCTAAAATTGAAATTAAGGAGAACGAAAGTCTCCTCGAATGTAAAGCTAATGGCCAACCTGAACCTGAGGTCCGCTGGTACAAAGACCAAACCTCACTGGATCCTCCTAGGACCTGGACTAGACAGAATAGAGGGGAGTACACACTGGTATCAAGCAACAAACATGGTGAAGCATCTCACACAGTTCATATTGATGTCTTGT CAGACCATTTTCTACCCAGATGCTCCTGA